A region from the Lates calcarifer isolate ASB-BC8 linkage group LG2, TLL_Latcal_v3, whole genome shotgun sequence genome encodes:
- the large2 gene encoding xylosyl- and glucuronyltransferase LARGE2s isoform X1, with protein sequence MNLLCRGRLKLLVASLTAIVLLTWLYLLAGNLENGRSLLLAPCLADTPAAHVLERAVLESRVREVEEENRQIRLQLSQSQGTAVQQPDGNYGNQQWGASADTGPEDGDNTAEEKNNHTECPRSPTVQKCELIHVACVCAGHNASRDVVTLVKSVLFHRRNPLHFHFITDTVANRILSSLFQSWMVPSVQVSFYDADELKSEVSWIPNKHYSGIYGLMKLTLTKALPSDLSKVIVLDTDITFATDIAELWGIFRKFTDKQVIGLVENQSDWYLGNLWKNHKPWPALGRGFNTGVILLYLERLRRIGWEQMWRLTAERELMSMLSTSLADQDIFNAFIKQNPVLVHQLPCFWNVQLSDHTRSEQCYTEVSDLKVIHWNSPKKLRVKNKHVEFFRNLYLTFLEYDGNLLRRELFGCPSQASPESAQLQTALEELDEDDQCYDFRRERLTVHRVHLYFLQYEYTPTEDDTDITLVAQLSMDRLQMLEAICKHWEGPISLALYMSDAEAQQFLRYAQASEVLKNRKNVGYHIVYKEGQFYPVNLVRNVALKNANTPYVFLTDVDFLPMYGLYDYLRKSVVQLDMAHTKKALVVPAFETLRYRLSFPKSKAELLSMLDMGTLYTFRYHVWPKGHAPTNYAKWRTSTTPYKVEWEPDFEPYVVVRRDCPEYDQRFVGFGWNKVSHIMELDAQEYDLMVLPNAFMIHMPHAPSFDISKFRSSSSYRNCLNTLKDEFHQDLSRKYGATALKYLTAQRNI encoded by the exons ATGAACCTGCTGTGTCGTGGACGCCTGAAGCTGCTGGTGGCATCTCTCACGGCCATCGTCCTGCTCACCTGGCTCTACCTGCTGGCTGGAAACCTGGAGA ATGGTCGCTCCCTCCTCCTGGCCCCCTGTCTAGCCGACACCCCGGCAGCCCATGTCCTGGAGCGAGCCGTCCTGGAGTCGCGTGTCcgagaggtggaggaagagaacCGGCAGATCCGGCTGCAGCTCAGCCAATCGCAGGGCACCGCCGTCCAGCAGCCAGATGGTAACTACGGCAACCAGCAGTGGGGAGCGTCTGCAGACACGGGACCGGAGGACGGGGACAACACAGCGGAGGAGAAGAACAACCACACGGAGTGTCCCCGATCACCCACCGTCCAGAAGTGTGAG ctgatccatGTAGCGTGCGTTTGTGCCGGTCACAACGCCAGCAGAGACGTGGTCACGCTGGTCAAGTCCGTCCTCTTTCATAG GAGAAATCCtcttcactttcatttcatcaccgACACAGTAGCTAATCGTATCCTGAGTTCTCTGTTCCAGTCCTGGATGGTCCCGTCTGTGCAAGTCAGCTTCTACGACGCAGATGAACTCAAG tccGAGGTGTCGTGGATACCCAACAAGCACTACTCAGGTATTTACGGCTTGATGAAGCTGACGCTAACCAAAGCTTTGCCCTCTGACCTGTCGAAGGTCATTGTCCTGGACACGGACATCACCTTTGCCACTGACATCGCCGAGCTCTGGGGCATTTTTAGGAAGTTTACAG atAAACAGGTGATTGGTCTAGTGGAGAACCAGAGTGACTGGTACCTGGGGAACCTGTGGAAGAACCACAAACCCTGGCCCGCATTGGGACGAGGCTTCAACACAG GCGTCATTCTTCTCTACTTGGAGCGACTGCGGCGAATCGGCTGGGAGCAGATGTGGCGGCTGACGGCTGAGAGGGAGTTGATGAGCATGCTCAGTACATCACTCGCCGATCAG GACATCTTCAATGCCTTCATAAAGCAGAACCCGGTCCTGGTCCACCAGTTGCCCTGTTTCTGGAACGTCCAGCTGTCTGATCATACTCgctctgagcagtgctacacCGAGGTGTCTGACCTCAAG GTGATCCACTGGAACTCTCCGAAGAAGCTCCGTGTGAAGAACAAACACGTGGAGTTCTTCAGGAACCTGTACCTGACCTTCCTGGAGTACGACGGAAACCTGCTGAGACGAGAGCTGTTCGGCTGCCCAAGTCAGGCCAGTCCAGAGAGCGcccag ctgcagacagctctggaggagctggacGAGGACGATCAGTGCTATGATTTCCGTCGGGAGCGACTCACTGTCCACCGTGTGCACCTCTACTTCCTGCAGTACGAGTACACGCCCACCGAGGATGACACTGACATCACACTGGTGGCCCAGCTCTCCATGGACAG GCTGCAGATGCTGGAGGCCATCTGTAAACACTGGGAGGGCCCCATCAGCCTGGCGCTCTACATGTCGGACGCCGAGGCTCAACAGTTCCTGCGCTATGCTCAAGCCTCCGAGGTCCTCAAGAACCGCAAGAACGTTGGCTACCACATCGTCTACAAGGAGGGCCAGTTCTACCCAGTCAACCTGGTGAGGAACGTGGCCCTGAAGAACGCCAACACACCGTATGTGTTCCTGACTGACGTGGACTTCCTGCCAATGTACGGACTCTACGATTACCTCAG GAAGTCTGTGGTGCAGCTGGACATGGCTCACACGAAGAAGGCTCTGGTGGTTCCAGCGTTCGAGACGCTTCGTTACCGTCTGTCCTTCCCCAAATCCAAAGCTGAGCTGCTCTCCATGCTGGACATGGGGACTCTCTACACCTTCAG GTATCACGTGTGGCCCAAAGGTCACGCTCCTACCAACTATGCCAAATGGCGAACATCCACCACACCCTATAAGGTGGAGTGGGAGCCGGACTTTGAGCCGTACGTCGTGGTGAGACGAGACTGCCCTGAGTACGACCAGCGCTTTGTGGGCTTTGGATGGAACAAAGTGTCCCACATCATGGAGCTGGATGCACAG gagTACGACCTGATGGTTCTACCCAACGCTTTCATGATCCACATGCCCCACGCTCCTAGCTTCGACATCTCCAAGTTCCGCTCCAGCTCCAGCTACCGCAACTGTCTCAACACCCTGAAAGACGAGTTCCACCAGGACCTGTCCAGGAAGTACGGTGCCACCGCTCTCAAGTACCTCACCGCCCAGAGGAACATCTAA
- the large2 gene encoding xylosyl- and glucuronyltransferase LARGE2s isoform X2, giving the protein MTADHSHTDLRRNPLHFHFITDTVANRILSSLFQSWMVPSVQVSFYDADELKSEVSWIPNKHYSGIYGLMKLTLTKALPSDLSKVIVLDTDITFATDIAELWGIFRKFTDKQVIGLVENQSDWYLGNLWKNHKPWPALGRGFNTGVILLYLERLRRIGWEQMWRLTAERELMSMLSTSLADQDIFNAFIKQNPVLVHQLPCFWNVQLSDHTRSEQCYTEVSDLKVIHWNSPKKLRVKNKHVEFFRNLYLTFLEYDGNLLRRELFGCPSQASPESAQLQTALEELDEDDQCYDFRRERLTVHRVHLYFLQYEYTPTEDDTDITLVAQLSMDRLQMLEAICKHWEGPISLALYMSDAEAQQFLRYAQASEVLKNRKNVGYHIVYKEGQFYPVNLVRNVALKNANTPYVFLTDVDFLPMYGLYDYLRKSVVQLDMAHTKKALVVPAFETLRYRLSFPKSKAELLSMLDMGTLYTFRYHVWPKGHAPTNYAKWRTSTTPYKVEWEPDFEPYVVVRRDCPEYDQRFVGFGWNKVSHIMELDAQEYDLMVLPNAFMIHMPHAPSFDISKFRSSSSYRNCLNTLKDEFHQDLSRKYGATALKYLTAQRNI; this is encoded by the exons ATGACGgctgatcacagtcacacagacctGAG GAGAAATCCtcttcactttcatttcatcaccgACACAGTAGCTAATCGTATCCTGAGTTCTCTGTTCCAGTCCTGGATGGTCCCGTCTGTGCAAGTCAGCTTCTACGACGCAGATGAACTCAAG tccGAGGTGTCGTGGATACCCAACAAGCACTACTCAGGTATTTACGGCTTGATGAAGCTGACGCTAACCAAAGCTTTGCCCTCTGACCTGTCGAAGGTCATTGTCCTGGACACGGACATCACCTTTGCCACTGACATCGCCGAGCTCTGGGGCATTTTTAGGAAGTTTACAG atAAACAGGTGATTGGTCTAGTGGAGAACCAGAGTGACTGGTACCTGGGGAACCTGTGGAAGAACCACAAACCCTGGCCCGCATTGGGACGAGGCTTCAACACAG GCGTCATTCTTCTCTACTTGGAGCGACTGCGGCGAATCGGCTGGGAGCAGATGTGGCGGCTGACGGCTGAGAGGGAGTTGATGAGCATGCTCAGTACATCACTCGCCGATCAG GACATCTTCAATGCCTTCATAAAGCAGAACCCGGTCCTGGTCCACCAGTTGCCCTGTTTCTGGAACGTCCAGCTGTCTGATCATACTCgctctgagcagtgctacacCGAGGTGTCTGACCTCAAG GTGATCCACTGGAACTCTCCGAAGAAGCTCCGTGTGAAGAACAAACACGTGGAGTTCTTCAGGAACCTGTACCTGACCTTCCTGGAGTACGACGGAAACCTGCTGAGACGAGAGCTGTTCGGCTGCCCAAGTCAGGCCAGTCCAGAGAGCGcccag ctgcagacagctctggaggagctggacGAGGACGATCAGTGCTATGATTTCCGTCGGGAGCGACTCACTGTCCACCGTGTGCACCTCTACTTCCTGCAGTACGAGTACACGCCCACCGAGGATGACACTGACATCACACTGGTGGCCCAGCTCTCCATGGACAG GCTGCAGATGCTGGAGGCCATCTGTAAACACTGGGAGGGCCCCATCAGCCTGGCGCTCTACATGTCGGACGCCGAGGCTCAACAGTTCCTGCGCTATGCTCAAGCCTCCGAGGTCCTCAAGAACCGCAAGAACGTTGGCTACCACATCGTCTACAAGGAGGGCCAGTTCTACCCAGTCAACCTGGTGAGGAACGTGGCCCTGAAGAACGCCAACACACCGTATGTGTTCCTGACTGACGTGGACTTCCTGCCAATGTACGGACTCTACGATTACCTCAG GAAGTCTGTGGTGCAGCTGGACATGGCTCACACGAAGAAGGCTCTGGTGGTTCCAGCGTTCGAGACGCTTCGTTACCGTCTGTCCTTCCCCAAATCCAAAGCTGAGCTGCTCTCCATGCTGGACATGGGGACTCTCTACACCTTCAG GTATCACGTGTGGCCCAAAGGTCACGCTCCTACCAACTATGCCAAATGGCGAACATCCACCACACCCTATAAGGTGGAGTGGGAGCCGGACTTTGAGCCGTACGTCGTGGTGAGACGAGACTGCCCTGAGTACGACCAGCGCTTTGTGGGCTTTGGATGGAACAAAGTGTCCCACATCATGGAGCTGGATGCACAG gagTACGACCTGATGGTTCTACCCAACGCTTTCATGATCCACATGCCCCACGCTCCTAGCTTCGACATCTCCAAGTTCCGCTCCAGCTCCAGCTACCGCAACTGTCTCAACACCCTGAAAGACGAGTTCCACCAGGACCTGTCCAGGAAGTACGGTGCCACCGCTCTCAAGTACCTCACCGCCCAGAGGAACATCTAA